The following proteins are co-located in the Megalobrama amblycephala isolate DHTTF-2021 linkage group LG12, ASM1881202v1, whole genome shotgun sequence genome:
- the ssbp3b gene encoding single-stranded DNA-binding protein 3b isoform X2, which translates to MFPKGKSSVVPSDGQAREKLALYVYEYLLHIGAQKSAQTFLSEIRWEKNITLGDPPGFLHSWWCVFWDLYCAAPERRDTCEHSSEAKAFHDYSAAAAPSPVLGNMPPGDGMPGGPMPPGFFQGPPGSQASPHAPPPPNSMMGPHGQPFMSPRFGGGPRPPIRMGNQPPGGVPTAQPMLPNMDPRLQGPMQRMNVPRGMGPMGPGPQSFGGGMRPPHNSMGPGMPGVNMGPGNGRPPWPNPNANNMPYSSPSPGAYGGPQGGGPPGTPGIVPSPADSNNSSENLYTMINSGGGGRNSFPIGPGSEGPLGAMAGMDPMHMNGGSGDLDGLPKNSPNNMSGMSNPPGTPRDEDVGGSYLHSFQNENYSPSMTMSV; encoded by the exons atgtttccTAAAGGCAAAAGCTCCGTCGTGCCATCGGATGGTCAAGCTCGGGAAAA GCTAGCTTTGTATGTTTATGAGTATTTGTTACACATTGGTGCTCAGAAGTCTGCGCAGACTTTCCTGTCAGAA ATCCGATGGGAAAAGAACATCACGCTGGGAGACCCTCCTGGGTTCCTGCATTCCTGGTGGTG TGTCTTTTGGGACCTCTACTGTGCAGCTCCTGAGAGGAGAGACACATGTGAACATTCAAGCGAGGCCAAGGCTTTCCATGACTAT AGTGCCGCAGCAGCCCCCAGTCCTGTTCTTGGAAACATGCCACCAGGAGATGGCATGCCAGGTGGACCCATGCCCCCTGGATTCTTCCAG GGCCCTCCCGGCTCCCAGGCCTCCCCTCACGCTCCTCCTCCCCCTAACAGCATGATGGGACCCCACGGCCAG CCTTTCATGTCACCTCGTTTTGGTGGGGGTCCAAGACCCCCCATCAGAATGGGCAACCAG CCCCCCGGTGGAGTTCCAACTGCCCAGCCAATGCTCCCAAACATGGATCCCAGACTACAGG GGCCGATGCAGAGGATGAATGTTCCTAGAGGAATGGGTCCCATGGGCCCCGGCCCCCAGAGTTTTGGAGGAGGGATGAGACCACCACACAACTCAATGGGCCCTGGCATGCCAGGAGTGAATAT gGGCCCTGGAAATGGCAGACCACCATGGCCAAATCCAAATGCCAACAAT aTGCCATATTCATCACCATCTCCTGGTGCATATGGG GGTCCACAAGGAGGGGGGCCTCCAGGAACACCTGGAATTGTTCCTAGTCCAGCAG ACTCCAACAATTCCAGTGAAAACCTGTACACCATGATAAACTCAGGAGGTGGAGGGCGCAACAGT TTTCCCATAGGCCCAGGCTCTGAGGGGCCCCTAGGGGCCATGGCAGGAATGGACCCGATGCATATGAATGGAG GTTCAGGAGACCTGGATGGACTTCCAAAG AATTCTCCTAACAATATGAGTGGTATGAGCAATCCACCCGGGACCCCTAGAGATGAAGATGTAGGAGGCAGCTACCTTCACTCCTTCCAGAATGAGAAT TACTCTCCTTCCATGACCATGAGCGTCTGA
- the ssbp3b gene encoding single-stranded DNA-binding protein 3b isoform X4: MFPKGKSSVVPSDGQAREKLALYVYEYLLHIGAQKSAQTFLSEIRWEKNITLGDPPGFLHSWWCVFWDLYCAAPERRDTCEHSSEAKAFHDYSAAAAPSPVLGNMPPGDGMPGGPMPPGFFQPFMSPRFGGGPRPPIRMGNQPPGGVPTAQPMLPNMDPRLQGPMQRMNVPRGMGPMGPGPQSFGGGMRPPHNSMGPGMPGVNMGPGNGRPPWPNPNANNMPYSSPSPGAYGGPQGGGPPGTPGIVPSPADSNNSSENLYTMINSGGGGRNSFPIGPGSEGPLGAMAGMDPMHMNGGSGDLDGLPKNSPNNMSGMSNPPGTPRDEDVGGSYLHSFQNENYSPSMTMSV; this comes from the exons atgtttccTAAAGGCAAAAGCTCCGTCGTGCCATCGGATGGTCAAGCTCGGGAAAA GCTAGCTTTGTATGTTTATGAGTATTTGTTACACATTGGTGCTCAGAAGTCTGCGCAGACTTTCCTGTCAGAA ATCCGATGGGAAAAGAACATCACGCTGGGAGACCCTCCTGGGTTCCTGCATTCCTGGTGGTG TGTCTTTTGGGACCTCTACTGTGCAGCTCCTGAGAGGAGAGACACATGTGAACATTCAAGCGAGGCCAAGGCTTTCCATGACTAT AGTGCCGCAGCAGCCCCCAGTCCTGTTCTTGGAAACATGCCACCAGGAGATGGCATGCCAGGTGGACCCATGCCCCCTGGATTCTTCCAG CCTTTCATGTCACCTCGTTTTGGTGGGGGTCCAAGACCCCCCATCAGAATGGGCAACCAG CCCCCCGGTGGAGTTCCAACTGCCCAGCCAATGCTCCCAAACATGGATCCCAGACTACAGG GGCCGATGCAGAGGATGAATGTTCCTAGAGGAATGGGTCCCATGGGCCCCGGCCCCCAGAGTTTTGGAGGAGGGATGAGACCACCACACAACTCAATGGGCCCTGGCATGCCAGGAGTGAATAT gGGCCCTGGAAATGGCAGACCACCATGGCCAAATCCAAATGCCAACAAT aTGCCATATTCATCACCATCTCCTGGTGCATATGGG GGTCCACAAGGAGGGGGGCCTCCAGGAACACCTGGAATTGTTCCTAGTCCAGCAG ACTCCAACAATTCCAGTGAAAACCTGTACACCATGATAAACTCAGGAGGTGGAGGGCGCAACAGT TTTCCCATAGGCCCAGGCTCTGAGGGGCCCCTAGGGGCCATGGCAGGAATGGACCCGATGCATATGAATGGAG GTTCAGGAGACCTGGATGGACTTCCAAAG AATTCTCCTAACAATATGAGTGGTATGAGCAATCCACCCGGGACCCCTAGAGATGAAGATGTAGGAGGCAGCTACCTTCACTCCTTCCAGAATGAGAAT TACTCTCCTTCCATGACCATGAGCGTCTGA
- the ssbp3b gene encoding single-stranded DNA-binding protein 3b isoform X1 yields MFPKGKSSVVPSDGQAREKLALYVYEYLLHIGAQKSAQTFLSEIRWEKNITLGDPPGFLHSWWCVFWDLYCAAPERRDTCEHSSEAKAFHDYSAAAAPSPVLGNMPPGDGMPGGPMPPGFFQGPPGSQASPHAPPPPNSMMGPHGQPFMSPRFGGGPRPPIRMGNQPPGGVPTAQPMLPNMDPRLQGPMQRMNVPRGMGPMGPGPQSFGGGMRPPHNSMGPGMPGVNMGPGNGRPPWPNPNANNMPYSSPSPGAYGGPQGGGPPGTPGIVPSPADSNNSSENLYTMINSGGGGRNSFPIGPGSEGPLGAMAGMDPMHMNGGSGDLDGLPKNSPNNMSGMSNPPGTPRDEDVGGSYLHSFQNENQYSPSMTMSV; encoded by the exons atgtttccTAAAGGCAAAAGCTCCGTCGTGCCATCGGATGGTCAAGCTCGGGAAAA GCTAGCTTTGTATGTTTATGAGTATTTGTTACACATTGGTGCTCAGAAGTCTGCGCAGACTTTCCTGTCAGAA ATCCGATGGGAAAAGAACATCACGCTGGGAGACCCTCCTGGGTTCCTGCATTCCTGGTGGTG TGTCTTTTGGGACCTCTACTGTGCAGCTCCTGAGAGGAGAGACACATGTGAACATTCAAGCGAGGCCAAGGCTTTCCATGACTAT AGTGCCGCAGCAGCCCCCAGTCCTGTTCTTGGAAACATGCCACCAGGAGATGGCATGCCAGGTGGACCCATGCCCCCTGGATTCTTCCAG GGCCCTCCCGGCTCCCAGGCCTCCCCTCACGCTCCTCCTCCCCCTAACAGCATGATGGGACCCCACGGCCAG CCTTTCATGTCACCTCGTTTTGGTGGGGGTCCAAGACCCCCCATCAGAATGGGCAACCAG CCCCCCGGTGGAGTTCCAACTGCCCAGCCAATGCTCCCAAACATGGATCCCAGACTACAGG GGCCGATGCAGAGGATGAATGTTCCTAGAGGAATGGGTCCCATGGGCCCCGGCCCCCAGAGTTTTGGAGGAGGGATGAGACCACCACACAACTCAATGGGCCCTGGCATGCCAGGAGTGAATAT gGGCCCTGGAAATGGCAGACCACCATGGCCAAATCCAAATGCCAACAAT aTGCCATATTCATCACCATCTCCTGGTGCATATGGG GGTCCACAAGGAGGGGGGCCTCCAGGAACACCTGGAATTGTTCCTAGTCCAGCAG ACTCCAACAATTCCAGTGAAAACCTGTACACCATGATAAACTCAGGAGGTGGAGGGCGCAACAGT TTTCCCATAGGCCCAGGCTCTGAGGGGCCCCTAGGGGCCATGGCAGGAATGGACCCGATGCATATGAATGGAG GTTCAGGAGACCTGGATGGACTTCCAAAG AATTCTCCTAACAATATGAGTGGTATGAGCAATCCACCCGGGACCCCTAGAGATGAAGATGTAGGAGGCAGCTACCTTCACTCCTTCCAGAATGAGAAT CAGTACTCTCCTTCCATGACCATGAGCGTCTGA
- the ssbp3b gene encoding single-stranded DNA-binding protein 3b isoform X3 — protein sequence MFPKGKSSVVPSDGQAREKLALYVYEYLLHIGAQKSAQTFLSEIRWEKNITLGDPPGFLHSWWCVFWDLYCAAPERRDTCEHSSEAKAFHDYSAAAAPSPVLGNMPPGDGMPGGPMPPGFFQPFMSPRFGGGPRPPIRMGNQPPGGVPTAQPMLPNMDPRLQGPMQRMNVPRGMGPMGPGPQSFGGGMRPPHNSMGPGMPGVNMGPGNGRPPWPNPNANNMPYSSPSPGAYGGPQGGGPPGTPGIVPSPADSNNSSENLYTMINSGGGGRNSFPIGPGSEGPLGAMAGMDPMHMNGGSGDLDGLPKNSPNNMSGMSNPPGTPRDEDVGGSYLHSFQNENQYSPSMTMSV from the exons atgtttccTAAAGGCAAAAGCTCCGTCGTGCCATCGGATGGTCAAGCTCGGGAAAA GCTAGCTTTGTATGTTTATGAGTATTTGTTACACATTGGTGCTCAGAAGTCTGCGCAGACTTTCCTGTCAGAA ATCCGATGGGAAAAGAACATCACGCTGGGAGACCCTCCTGGGTTCCTGCATTCCTGGTGGTG TGTCTTTTGGGACCTCTACTGTGCAGCTCCTGAGAGGAGAGACACATGTGAACATTCAAGCGAGGCCAAGGCTTTCCATGACTAT AGTGCCGCAGCAGCCCCCAGTCCTGTTCTTGGAAACATGCCACCAGGAGATGGCATGCCAGGTGGACCCATGCCCCCTGGATTCTTCCAG CCTTTCATGTCACCTCGTTTTGGTGGGGGTCCAAGACCCCCCATCAGAATGGGCAACCAG CCCCCCGGTGGAGTTCCAACTGCCCAGCCAATGCTCCCAAACATGGATCCCAGACTACAGG GGCCGATGCAGAGGATGAATGTTCCTAGAGGAATGGGTCCCATGGGCCCCGGCCCCCAGAGTTTTGGAGGAGGGATGAGACCACCACACAACTCAATGGGCCCTGGCATGCCAGGAGTGAATAT gGGCCCTGGAAATGGCAGACCACCATGGCCAAATCCAAATGCCAACAAT aTGCCATATTCATCACCATCTCCTGGTGCATATGGG GGTCCACAAGGAGGGGGGCCTCCAGGAACACCTGGAATTGTTCCTAGTCCAGCAG ACTCCAACAATTCCAGTGAAAACCTGTACACCATGATAAACTCAGGAGGTGGAGGGCGCAACAGT TTTCCCATAGGCCCAGGCTCTGAGGGGCCCCTAGGGGCCATGGCAGGAATGGACCCGATGCATATGAATGGAG GTTCAGGAGACCTGGATGGACTTCCAAAG AATTCTCCTAACAATATGAGTGGTATGAGCAATCCACCCGGGACCCCTAGAGATGAAGATGTAGGAGGCAGCTACCTTCACTCCTTCCAGAATGAGAAT CAGTACTCTCCTTCCATGACCATGAGCGTCTGA